TAAATTATTGAACCACCTGTTGCAAGCATTGGATCAACTATTAATACTTTACTCTCAACAACATTAGAAGGCATTTTAGCATAATAATATACAGGTTCAAATGTTTCTTCGTTTCTATAAACTCCTAAATGACCGACTTTTGCATTAGGTATATGTGCAAGTAAGGCGTCAACCATACCTAATCCAGCTCTTAATATAGGAACTATAGTTACTGGTTCATCTAATACTTGAGTAATTGTTTCTTGTATAGGTGTTTTGACTGTAATATTTTTTAATTTTAAATCTTTTGTAGCTTCATAAACCATTAATGATGCAATTTCATTTAGACTTTCTCTAAATAATTTTGTATCTGTTTCTACATTTCTTAAAATTGATAATTTGTGGCTTATTAGTGGATGTTTGTATTCAAAAATTGCCATAATATTCCTCCTATATTTATTGTAATTTTAAAAAAACAGAATTACTGAAAACGTAATTCTGTAATATATTATAAATTGTATTTTTTCTTAAATTTATCAACTCTTCCAGTTTCGTCAACAAATTTGAACTTCCCTGTATAAAATGGATGAGAAGTTGAACTTATTGCAACTTTAATTACTGGATATTCTTGTCCTTCAAACTCAACAGTTTCTTTAGTTACTTTAGTAGATTTTCCTAAGAATCTTTCACCATTACTTGTATCTTCAAAAACAACTAATCTGTATTCTGGATGTATACCTTTTTTCATGTTATGGACTCCTTTCATAAAATTTATATAATTTATGAATATATTATAACACTTATATTTGTGTATAAATATACAAATGAGTAGCTTATGCGTTTAAAGCTTTTACTTTAGTAGCAAGTCTTGATTTAGTTCTTGAAGCAGTATTTTTTTTCAATACACCTTTTGTAACTGCTTTATCAAGCTCTTTATAAGCTACAGATAATGCTGCCTTAGCATCATCAATATTTTTAGAATCTACTGCTGCTAATACTTTTTTAACAAAAGTTTTAACTCTACTTGTAATTGCTTGGTTTCTTAATCTATTTCTTTCACCAATAACGATTCTTTTTTTAGATGATTTAGTATGTGCCATTCTGTTTTCCTCCTTTATACACAATTTAACAAGTTATTTTAACATTTTTATAAGTTAAAATCAAGTCTTTTTTTATTTATATATATTTGATATAATTTTATTAGGTGAAAATATGATAGAGAAAATATATAATAGACTGTATTCTGATTATGATTTTGAAAAAAGAGAAAATCAGATTAATATGTCTAAGATAATAAAAAAAGGAATAGATAATGATATGCCTGTATTACTAGAAGCTGAAACAGGTTCTGGTAAAACTTTAGGATATTTAATACCTGCAATAGATTTTGCATTAACTGAGATGAAAAACATTGTAATTTCTACTAACACTTTAAATCTTCAAGATCAAATCTTAAATAAAGAATTACCACTTTTGAAAAAATTATTTGGTGAAAAAATGAAATATACTTTAATTAAAGGAAGAAATAATTATGTTTGTAAAAGGAAATTACAAGATTTAGTTATGAAATCTGATGATGAAAAGTATATGGATTTAATAGAAGCAGTTAAAGCTTCTTTAACTGGTGATAGAAGCGATATTAAATATAAGATAAGTAATGATTTATGGAATGAGATAAAATCTGATAAGGATAGTACATTTGCTAACAAATGCCCTTATTATAAATCATGTTATTTCTATCTTTCAAGAAGTAAAAATGAACACTGCAATATTTTTATAGTTAATCATCATATCTTATTATTAGATCATATTATTAAACAAAATAATAATGTAGGATTAATACCTAAATATGATTTAATAGTTATTGATGAAGCTCATAATCTTGAAAATGTTGTTAGAAAATATTATTCATTATCTTTTAGTTTTAAAGAGGTTTTTAAAATTATAGGTATGCTTTATTCTAATAATGTTAAAGATATAGAAAACGCAGGATTAATTGGCAAAATCATAATTAATATTTCTGAAAATTCTAATCATTTCTTAATTGATGAATTAAAGGAAATATTTTTTTCAAATATTAATAATATTTATTATGCTTTAGTTGAATTAAGAAAAAAAATAGTTAGAAAATATACTGATTTAAATCAAAATGGAATATTAACTAAAGATATATGTGATTTAAATGTTAATGACTTGTTAGAAAAAATATTTAGTAGTAACTTAATTTTAAAGAAGGAAGTCTATAGATTAATTAATTT
The genomic region above belongs to Streptobacillus moniliformis DSM 12112 and contains:
- a CDS encoding ATP-dependent DNA helicase, translating into MIEKIYNRLYSDYDFEKRENQINMSKIIKKGIDNDMPVLLEAETGSGKTLGYLIPAIDFALTEMKNIVISTNTLNLQDQILNKELPLLKKLFGEKMKYTLIKGRNNYVCKRKLQDLVMKSDDEKYMDLIEAVKASLTGDRSDIKYKISNDLWNEIKSDKDSTFANKCPYYKSCYFYLSRSKNEHCNIFIVNHHILLLDHIIKQNNNVGLIPKYDLIVIDEAHNLENVVRKYYSLSFSFKEVFKIIGMLYSNNVKDIENAGLIGKIIINISENSNHFLIDELKEIFFSNINNIYYALVELRKKIVRKYTDLNQNGILTKDICDLNVNDLLEKIFSSNLILKKEVYRLINFLEERDELDKDNLRLFLSSSYNNLEEHLNTLQEIFELNYEKYIYWMNLDIDNVFPIINATPYSISKEFGENFIEKIRKVILISATLTVGNSFRYIKNSLGIIDSVEENIPSEFDYLNNMNIYLPDNLPLPNEIDFNERATKFILDYAEKNNGKCFVLFTSYKDLKFVANYLNKYSSSLNVLIQGEYEIIELIKMFKEKENSILLGTYSFWEGVDVQGEALSNVIIFKLPFQVPDDPIVSSICYRLNELNSNSAFKEFQLPYAVLKMKQGVGRLIRSKEDKGNIIILDKRIHKKSYGKIILKSLPKGNIEILSIEDILLK
- the upp gene encoding uracil phosphoribosyltransferase; protein product: MAIFEYKHPLISHKLSILRNVETDTKLFRESLNEIASLMVYEATKDLKLKNITVKTPIQETITQVLDEPVTIVPILRAGLGMVDALLAHIPNAKVGHLGVYRNEETFEPVYYYAKMPSNVVESKVLIVDPMLATGGSIIYTIDYLKSLGVKNISILSIIAAPEGILAIKDKHDDVDLYIASIDKGLNENKYIYPGLGDAGDRIFGTK
- the rpsT gene encoding 30S ribosomal protein S20, whose product is MAHTKSSKKRIVIGERNRLRNQAITSRVKTFVKKVLAAVDSKNIDDAKAALSVAYKELDKAVTKGVLKKNTASRTKSRLATKVKALNA
- a CDS encoding type B 50S ribosomal protein L31, which translates into the protein MKKGIHPEYRLVVFEDTSNGERFLGKSTKVTKETVEFEGQEYPVIKVAISSTSHPFYTGKFKFVDETGRVDKFKKKYNL